In Thermococcus zilligii AN1, a genomic segment contains:
- a CDS encoding DUF1616 domain-containing protein — translation MEELTGVRKHWDLVTVVMLSLLLDFLIAYAPESILRKALGLAFVLFFPGYVFITALFPEKRELDNLERLALSFGLSIAIVPLIGLGLNFTPWGIRLTPILVSLTLFNVAFAAIAIYRRGKAVEPWVPWITIERIKKELEWEESSRLDRALTVILIVSIIASIGALAYVISHPRQGEEFTEFYILGPEGKAADYPTKLRAGQEGRVIIGIVNHEGRNVTYYVQIWLVNLTWDNSTNTTMVYEMYPMPGWFNVTLPHVPVNIEGNWTPQFETNYTFRIDRPGKWQVWFLLFKDEQPELPAAPPDGNYAETEAKNLILGAIDGTIQSLKLNVEVAG, via the coding sequence ATGGAGGAGCTCACCGGCGTCAGGAAGCACTGGGATTTAGTAACCGTGGTAATGCTTTCACTTCTCCTCGACTTCCTCATAGCCTACGCTCCGGAGAGCATTCTGAGAAAAGCCCTCGGCCTGGCCTTCGTCCTCTTCTTCCCGGGCTACGTCTTCATAACGGCCCTCTTCCCGGAGAAAAGGGAGCTGGACAACCTTGAGAGGCTTGCCCTGAGCTTCGGGCTGAGCATAGCGATAGTTCCCCTGATAGGCCTCGGCCTCAACTTCACCCCCTGGGGAATAAGGCTGACACCAATCCTCGTCAGCCTGACCCTCTTCAACGTTGCATTTGCCGCTATAGCCATCTACAGGAGAGGGAAAGCGGTAGAGCCCTGGGTGCCCTGGATAACCATTGAGAGGATAAAGAAAGAGCTCGAGTGGGAGGAATCGAGCAGGCTCGACAGGGCCCTCACCGTTATCCTGATAGTCTCGATAATAGCCTCCATCGGGGCCCTCGCGTACGTGATAAGCCACCCGAGGCAGGGGGAGGAGTTCACGGAGTTCTACATCCTCGGGCCGGAAGGGAAGGCGGCCGATTACCCAACAAAATTGAGGGCCGGTCAGGAGGGCAGGGTCATAATCGGGATAGTCAACCACGAGGGCAGGAACGTCACTTACTACGTCCAGATCTGGCTGGTTAACCTGACATGGGACAACAGCACGAACACCACAATGGTGTATGAAATGTACCCGATGCCCGGCTGGTTCAACGTGACACTGCCCCACGTTCCAGTGAACATAGAGGGCAACTGGACGCCGCAGTTCGAAACGAACTACACCTTCAGGATAGACAGGCCGGGGAAGTGGCAGGTCTGGTTCCTCCTCTTCAAGGACGAACAGCCAGAGCTTCCTGCCGCTCCCCCGGACGGGAACTACGCCGAAACAGAGGCGAAAAACCTGATACTCGGGGCGATAGACGGGACGATACAGAGCCTCAAGCTGAACGTCGAGGTCGCGGGGTGA
- a CDS encoding site-2 protease family protein yields MVSSGLIIGAGAVLALWAVLYGLSGRREVDPLTGEPIQKEEGLEVDLFVAMWRTKRLLGFIDRTSSRARKFWRVYGDVGIVVGFMGMAYVFYALLKTAMATLQTRGEQAGVQLVIPRLTIPLWYGLIGLAVVMVVHELSHGVVARADKLPLKSVGLVLFLVIPGAFVEPDEEELKRAPLRTRLRVYGAGSLANIVTALIAVMVINFALTPLFQPAGIEVAGVIENSPAFGVLEEGDVITGINGETIRTLEDFERVINGTRPGEVIALTILRNGEEKSLSLKLGARENDPEKPYIGIYLGQHYTSKVGHEGLVFPLFFAFYWIYILNLGIGLMNLFPLVPLDGGRMLDDVLKEYLPEKLVRPVRYATMGVGLLLLALNVWPALLNLAR; encoded by the coding sequence ATGGTTTCATCGGGCCTCATAATAGGAGCAGGGGCCGTCTTGGCACTCTGGGCGGTTCTCTACGGGCTCTCCGGAAGGAGAGAAGTCGACCCCCTAACGGGAGAGCCGATCCAAAAGGAGGAAGGGTTAGAGGTGGATCTCTTCGTCGCCATGTGGCGCACCAAGCGGTTGCTGGGGTTCATAGATAGAACCTCGTCGCGGGCAAGGAAGTTCTGGAGGGTCTACGGGGACGTTGGTATAGTGGTGGGTTTCATGGGGATGGCCTATGTCTTCTACGCCCTCCTTAAAACGGCCATGGCCACGCTCCAGACCCGGGGGGAGCAGGCGGGAGTTCAGCTCGTTATCCCCAGGCTCACAATACCGCTATGGTATGGCCTCATAGGTCTGGCCGTCGTTATGGTGGTTCACGAGTTGAGCCACGGTGTGGTTGCCCGGGCCGATAAGCTTCCCCTAAAGTCCGTTGGACTGGTGCTATTCTTGGTCATTCCTGGCGCCTTTGTTGAACCTGACGAGGAGGAACTAAAGAGGGCACCCCTCAGGACGAGGCTCAGAGTCTATGGAGCAGGCTCACTCGCCAACATAGTGACCGCGTTGATAGCGGTCATGGTGATAAACTTTGCCCTAACGCCCCTCTTTCAGCCGGCCGGGATAGAGGTCGCGGGCGTCATAGAGAACTCCCCCGCCTTCGGGGTTCTGGAGGAGGGGGACGTCATAACCGGGATAAACGGGGAAACCATAAGGACGCTCGAAGACTTCGAAAGGGTCATAAACGGCACGAGGCCTGGAGAAGTGATAGCCCTGACCATCCTGAGGAACGGGGAAGAAAAGAGCCTGAGCCTGAAGCTTGGCGCAAGGGAAAACGACCCCGAAAAACCTTACATTGGCATATACCTCGGCCAGCACTACACCTCAAAGGTCGGCCACGAGGGTCTCGTATTCCCGCTCTTCTTCGCCTTCTACTGGATTTACATCCTAAACCTCGGCATAGGGCTGATGAACCTCTTCCCACTCGTCCCCCTGGACGGCGGCAGGATGCTCGATGACGTGCTGAAGGAATACCTCCCCGAGAAGCTGGTGAGGCCGGTGCGGTACGCGACGATGGGAGTGGGGCTCCTCCTGCTGGCCCTCAACGTCTGGCCGGCCCTCCTGAACCTTGCGAGGTGA
- a CDS encoding TIGR00269 family protein, which translates to MVHKCSKCGRQAVYHARYTGRYYCHRHFNEMVEKKFKETVKKYRLIEKGERVAVGVSGGKDSVVLMHLLAKLREKFPFELVAITIDEGIAGYRPASVEVARRNAKKLGIEHRVYSFKEYIGFTLDETVEVMGSFEMGERVGACSYCGVWRRWLLNYAAKDVGADKLALGHNLDDEVQMVLMNILRGDIARLGRTGPYYEEIHPELVPRIKPLREIPEKETLLYAVLNSIEVDLSECPYAVEAFRAEIRDWLNEMEEKHPGTKYQILRSYDRLFPLIAKTYTKKTSELNRCKICGQPTTGEICKACEFRLQVERKAKEAGPFRIE; encoded by the coding sequence ATGGTACATAAGTGCTCAAAGTGCGGAAGACAAGCCGTTTACCACGCGCGCTACACGGGCAGGTACTACTGCCACAGGCACTTCAACGAGATGGTTGAGAAGAAGTTCAAGGAGACGGTTAAAAAGTACCGCCTCATAGAGAAGGGCGAGAGGGTAGCCGTCGGCGTTTCTGGCGGAAAGGACAGCGTTGTCCTCATGCACCTCCTGGCCAAGCTCCGCGAGAAGTTCCCCTTCGAGCTGGTGGCGATAACCATCGACGAGGGCATAGCCGGCTACAGGCCGGCGAGCGTTGAAGTTGCAAGGAGAAACGCAAAAAAACTCGGGATAGAGCACAGGGTCTATTCCTTCAAGGAATACATTGGCTTTACCCTTGACGAAACTGTCGAGGTAATGGGGAGCTTCGAGATGGGTGAGCGTGTTGGGGCGTGCTCCTACTGCGGCGTCTGGAGGCGCTGGCTGCTCAATTATGCCGCCAAAGACGTTGGAGCCGACAAGCTGGCGCTCGGCCACAACCTCGACGATGAAGTCCAGATGGTCCTCATGAACATTCTCCGCGGGGACATAGCGAGACTCGGGAGGACTGGCCCTTACTATGAGGAAATCCACCCAGAGCTGGTTCCGAGGATAAAGCCCCTCCGCGAGATTCCCGAGAAGGAGACCCTCCTGTACGCTGTCCTGAACAGCATTGAAGTCGATTTAAGCGAGTGCCCCTACGCTGTTGAGGCATTCCGCGCCGAAATCCGCGACTGGCTCAACGAGATGGAGGAGAAACACCCCGGAACGAAGTACCAGATCCTGAGGAGCTACGACAGGCTGTTCCCGCTGATAGCAAAGACCTACACCAAGAAAACGAGCGAGCTCAACCGCTGTAAAATATGCGGCCAGCCCACGACTGGAGAGATATGCAAGGCCTGCGAGTTCCGCCTCCAGGTGGAGAGGAAGGCGAAGGAGGCGGGGCCGTTCAGAATTGAGTGA
- a CDS encoding TIGR04140 family protein: MRIIETPVPLKELDEIREKSGAKVSLTLLGRTWRNGIPLNRVLIQGNQGEIERFMEFLMRSRAGG; encoded by the coding sequence TTGAGAATCATCGAAACTCCAGTTCCGCTAAAAGAACTCGACGAAATCCGCGAGAAGAGCGGGGCAAAGGTTAGCCTGACGCTCCTGGGAAGAACCTGGAGGAACGGCATTCCCCTCAACAGGGTTCTGATACAGGGAAATCAAGGGGAGATAGAGCGCTTCATGGAGTTCCTCATGCGCTCAAGGGCGGGGGGATAG
- a CDS encoding RAD55 family ATPase: protein MEVLSTGIPVLDEALGGGLLEDSNLLITYNTYSNGWALAFEILRNRIGEGDFGVILDHVLPLTPLKMKLGMLNFDVEKEGRAGNLAIVDVFSSFHKVDYGEDYVYTDSTLDSATFLPKYLHLYRRILKERIQERRPIGISATVDGLAFLLGEESTIKLFQSLMALKERARMEEKRKRPVNIFLLNRGRASDRLVSWIALYSQYVIEFCSSADSMKEKMVIRKSPLPDFKPREGGYRFWIERGRVIIE from the coding sequence GTGGAGGTCCTCAGTACGGGCATCCCCGTTCTCGATGAGGCCCTCGGCGGGGGCTTACTCGAAGACAGTAACCTGCTCATAACCTACAACACCTACTCCAACGGCTGGGCGCTTGCCTTTGAAATCCTGAGAAACAGGATCGGGGAGGGAGACTTTGGGGTCATCTTGGACCATGTCCTCCCCCTCACGCCTTTGAAGATGAAGCTCGGAATGCTGAACTTCGACGTTGAAAAGGAGGGAAGAGCCGGGAACCTGGCGATAGTGGATGTCTTCTCCTCCTTCCACAAGGTGGATTATGGTGAGGATTACGTTTATACTGACTCCACACTGGATTCCGCGACTTTTCTCCCCAAGTACCTCCACCTCTACCGCAGGATCCTGAAGGAAAGAATCCAGGAGAGGAGGCCCATAGGGATAAGCGCAACAGTGGATGGCCTCGCTTTCCTTCTTGGAGAGGAGAGCACTATCAAGCTTTTCCAGAGCCTGATGGCGCTGAAAGAAAGGGCAAGAATGGAGGAGAAGAGGAAGCGGCCGGTCAACATCTTTCTGCTTAATAGGGGCAGGGCATCCGATAGGCTGGTATCGTGGATAGCTCTCTACAGCCAGTACGTCATCGAGTTCTGCTCCTCCGCGGATTCAATGAAAGAGAAGATGGTCATAAGGAAATCCCCTCTCCCGGACTTCAAACCCAGGGAAGGTGGCTACCGCTTTTGGATAGAGCGCGGGCGGGTCATCATAGAATAG
- a CDS encoding M20/M25/M40 family metallo-hydrolase produces the protein MPVNPAAVQAHGKGTAPTGGSADDKGNVASLMLALRDLSMERLNGKIIFAFTGDGETGGGMAMYIAERLSEESKLPEYMINADGIGQ, from the coding sequence GTGCCCGTTAATCCCGCTGCCGTTCAAGCTCACGGTAAGGGAACCGCGCCTACGGGGGGTAGCGCAGACGATAAAGGAAACGTCGCTTCCCTAATGCTCGCCCTTAGAGACCTCTCGATGGAGAGACTGAACGGAAAGATAATCTTCGCCTTCACCGGAGACGGGGAAACAGGCGGAGGAATGGCCATGTACATAGCTGAAAGACTAAGCGAGGAAAGTAAGCTCCCGGAGTACATGATAAACGCAGACGGCATAGGCCAGTAG